CGCTCGAAGAGCGCCACCGGTTTCTGGGTCGGATACGGCGCTCGGGTCAGCCGCTTGATCGCCCACACGTCGGGCAGGTCGCGGCGTGAGAGCCGGCGCCGTCCCTTGGTGGCGAAGAGCACGTGCTCGTGGCGCCGCCGGAAGTAGTGGCCCATGCCCAGGTTGACCTTGTCCCAGACCAGCACGTTCTTGACGTCGAACACCTCGCGGACCACCGCGCCCAGGCTGAGCAGCGAGAAGCTGTCGAACATGATGTAGATGTGCCGCCCGTCACGGAGCACGCGGTGGCACTCGGTGAGGAAGGCCCGGTAGCTGTCGGGGTCGTCGTGGAACTCGGTGAACCAGCGGCCGTCGCCGTGGTGGTCGCGGTAGTGCCCCACGATCCGGCCGTGACCGAACTGCATGTGCTGGTTCATGCCGGAATAGGC
The window above is part of the Candidatus Dormiibacterota bacterium genome. Proteins encoded here:
- a CDS encoding site-specific DNA-methyltransferase, with protein sequence MRPLTQDAVAPAPYDIRQDDCIRFLRGLADESVDLIVTDPAYSGMNQHMQFGHGRIVGHYRDHHGDGRWFTEFHDDPDSYRAFLTECHRVLRDGRHIYIMFDSFSLLSLGAVVREVFDVKNVLVWDKVNLGMGHYFRRRHEHVLFATKGRRRLSRRDLPDVWAIKRLTRAPYPTQKPVALFERMLAGSTEPGFLVCDPFVGSGSAAIAALRNGCRFVGGDIAERAVSMARTRCATYLAGGVDPLEPAGVGGLPG